Proteins from one Thioflavicoccus mobilis 8321 genomic window:
- a CDS encoding GMC family oxidoreductase has translation MSTENGFEYVVVGSGAGGGTVAARLAEAGRRVLLLEAGGDPIRLQGGDSAYPDAERLPEDYRVPAFHPFASENQAMRWDFFVRHYGDEERQRRDPAYRETFGGKRVDGVLYPRAGTLGGCTAHNAMIMVYPHNADWDEIAELTGDASWKADHMRGYFQRLENCHHRLASYRWLAKIGVDPTRHGFNGWLRTEKAIPKEVVGDEALVQVIAKSAIEALDEVGQPIDRVKWAVESQLDPNDWRLVKDNAVGLRYPPLTTHRHERMGTRERILDVARRYPERLRIELDALATRVLFDDQQRAVGVEYIKGTRQYGAFQPPNAADGEVRRVTASREVVLAGGAFNTPQLLMLSGIGPKDHLAEHGIETRVDLPGVGTNLQDRYEVGVVSRMKGDWEVLEGARFAEGDRQYREWDHLRQGVYTTNGAVLAVIKRSRPERPLPDLFCFALLGNFRGYFPGYSKLFAAERQNYLTWAVLKAHTENRAGVVRLRSADPRDTPHIDFRYFDEGSDSAGEDLDSVVDGVKFVRSLAHRYRHLIDEEELPGKDVQTDDEIRQFVKDRAWGHHASCTCPIGARDGGGVVDSRFRVHGTQGLRIVDASVFPRIPGFFIVSAIYMIGEKAADLMLQDA, from the coding sequence ATGTCGACCGAAAACGGCTTCGAATACGTGGTCGTCGGGTCCGGGGCTGGCGGCGGCACCGTCGCCGCCCGGCTCGCGGAGGCGGGGCGTCGGGTGCTGCTCCTCGAGGCAGGGGGCGATCCGATCCGGCTCCAGGGTGGCGATTCGGCCTACCCGGATGCAGAGCGCCTGCCGGAAGACTACCGGGTGCCGGCCTTCCACCCGTTCGCGTCCGAGAACCAGGCGATGCGCTGGGACTTCTTCGTGCGGCACTACGGCGACGAGGAGCGCCAGCGCCGCGACCCGGCCTACCGCGAGACCTTCGGCGGCAAGCGGGTCGACGGCGTGCTCTATCCGCGTGCCGGTACGTTGGGGGGCTGCACCGCCCACAATGCGATGATCATGGTGTATCCCCACAACGCCGATTGGGACGAGATCGCGGAGCTGACCGGCGATGCGAGCTGGAAGGCGGACCACATGCGCGGTTACTTCCAGCGCCTGGAGAACTGCCACCACCGCTTGGCGAGCTATCGCTGGCTGGCCAAGATCGGCGTCGATCCGACGCGGCACGGTTTCAACGGCTGGCTGCGCACCGAGAAGGCGATCCCGAAGGAGGTGGTCGGCGACGAAGCGCTGGTGCAGGTCATCGCCAAGTCGGCCATCGAGGCCCTGGACGAGGTCGGCCAACCGATCGACCGGGTCAAGTGGGCCGTCGAGTCCCAGCTGGATCCGAACGACTGGCGGTTGGTCAAGGACAATGCCGTCGGGCTGCGCTACCCGCCCCTGACGACCCACAGGCACGAGCGCATGGGCACCCGGGAGCGGATCCTGGACGTGGCGCGGCGTTACCCGGAACGGCTCAGGATCGAGCTCGACGCCTTGGCGACCCGCGTCCTCTTCGACGATCAGCAGCGGGCCGTCGGCGTCGAGTACATCAAGGGGACGCGGCAGTACGGGGCCTTTCAGCCTCCCAACGCGGCCGATGGCGAGGTGCGTCGCGTCACGGCCTCGCGCGAGGTCGTGCTCGCCGGAGGCGCCTTCAATACGCCGCAGCTGTTGATGTTGTCGGGCATCGGCCCGAAGGATCACCTGGCCGAGCATGGCATCGAGACGCGGGTCGACCTGCCCGGCGTCGGGACCAACTTGCAGGATCGCTACGAGGTCGGCGTCGTCAGTCGCATGAAGGGCGACTGGGAGGTGCTCGAAGGCGCCCGATTCGCCGAGGGCGATCGGCAATACCGAGAGTGGGACCACCTGCGTCAGGGTGTCTACACGACGAACGGCGCCGTGCTGGCGGTGATCAAGCGTTCCCGCCCGGAGCGTCCGCTGCCGGACCTCTTCTGCTTCGCACTCCTTGGCAATTTTCGCGGCTACTTCCCGGGCTACTCGAAGCTCTTCGCCGCCGAGCGCCAGAACTACCTGACCTGGGCCGTCCTCAAGGCCCACACGGAGAACCGTGCCGGCGTCGTACGGCTGCGCTCAGCCGACCCGCGCGACACCCCGCACATCGACTTCCGCTACTTCGACGAGGGCAGCGACAGCGCCGGGGAGGACCTGGACTCGGTCGTCGACGGCGTGAAGTTCGTGCGCTCGTTGGCCCACCGCTACCGTCACCTGATCGACGAAGAGGAGCTGCCGGGCAAGGACGTGCAGACCGACGACGAGATCCGGCAGTTCGTCAAGGACCGGGCCTGGGGGCATCACGCCTCCTGTACCTGCCCGATCGGCGCGCGCGACGGCGGCGGTGTCGTCGACAGTCGGTTCCGGGTGCATGGCACCCAGGGGCTGCGAATCGTCGATGCCTCGGTCTTTCCGCGCATCCCCGGCTTCTTCATCGTCAGCGCCATCTACATGATCGGGGAGAAGGCCGCCGACCTGATGCTTCAAGATGCCTGA
- a CDS encoding patatin-like phospholipase family protein: MKRVESIAKTQFAAMRLQAPAVASPPPPRTFDLGLVTAGAVSGGAYQAGVMDFLVEALDRWYAAKAAGEDVPQHDVRVRVVSGASAGGINSALLAIAASWGFQPRRLDGEPSVWGEAARDKPSPFHSIWVDGIDIADLLTTDDLDSGRLPSLLNAGYLEKVLVPQALRFEGVPITDEQRPFRGWLADPLPVLLTVTNLKGVPYSLAFNTGANNEYQADYQMVLHKDFMAFKVEGVPGTPTPQELNGLIDVPAPNSVTSVPWVSLGSAALATAAFPVGLAPIALERPYADYDYRIHYTDAQTQEVRFIRPLVQPERYQFANLDGGVMNNEPFDLARAVLYGRDAGEVSDGAVVDRGVLLLEAFPRTAELFDNLQPNIVQSVMRMMNSQIEQARFKMEDLIFAARDDVFSRFLIQPIRPDAGDPEKLTLASAPLGAFFGFFSRDFREHDFQLGRRNCQDFLRHRLKLPPVNPVLGDAVTADADGLVPLIPLVGPCAKEEPIPEWPAGRFAITATLSRAIEKRLDKVGDYLIQRYLDDNWLVRRVWLGVPLVTQGVKKKLLDYIDRTLKSAAQDIDDAR; the protein is encoded by the coding sequence ATGAAACGCGTCGAGAGCATTGCCAAGACCCAATTTGCCGCCATGCGCCTACAGGCGCCGGCGGTGGCGAGCCCACCACCGCCGCGGACGTTCGATCTCGGCCTGGTTACGGCTGGGGCCGTGTCTGGGGGCGCCTACCAAGCCGGCGTGATGGATTTCCTTGTCGAGGCCTTGGACCGCTGGTACGCGGCCAAGGCGGCAGGCGAGGATGTACCCCAGCACGACGTGCGGGTGCGTGTCGTGTCCGGGGCATCGGCCGGCGGGATCAACAGCGCACTGCTCGCCATCGCGGCGAGCTGGGGCTTTCAGCCGCGGCGCCTCGACGGCGAGCCGTCTGTTTGGGGCGAAGCGGCCCGGGACAAGCCGAGCCCGTTTCACAGCATCTGGGTCGATGGGATCGATATCGCCGATCTGCTGACGACCGACGACCTCGACAGCGGGCGGCTGCCCAGCCTGCTCAATGCGGGCTATCTGGAGAAGGTGCTGGTGCCACAGGCCCTTCGCTTCGAGGGGGTGCCCATCACCGACGAGCAGCGGCCGTTTCGCGGGTGGCTCGCCGACCCCTTGCCGGTGCTGCTGACCGTGACCAACCTGAAAGGGGTGCCATACAGCCTTGCCTTCAATACCGGGGCCAACAACGAGTACCAGGCCGACTACCAAATGGTCCTGCACAAGGACTTCATGGCCTTCAAGGTCGAAGGCGTGCCGGGCACGCCGACGCCGCAAGAGCTCAACGGCCTCATCGACGTCCCAGCCCCGAACAGCGTCACCAGCGTGCCCTGGGTCAGTCTCGGCAGCGCGGCCCTCGCCACGGCCGCCTTCCCAGTGGGTCTCGCCCCGATCGCGTTGGAGCGCCCCTACGCGGATTACGACTATCGTATCCACTACACGGACGCGCAGACCCAGGAAGTCCGCTTCATCCGCCCGTTAGTACAGCCGGAACGCTACCAGTTCGCCAACCTCGACGGCGGGGTGATGAACAACGAGCCCTTCGACTTGGCGCGCGCGGTGCTGTACGGGCGCGACGCGGGGGAGGTCTCGGACGGTGCCGTCGTGGATCGCGGCGTGTTGCTGCTGGAGGCCTTCCCGCGCACGGCCGAACTGTTCGATAACCTGCAGCCGAACATCGTCCAATCCGTCATGCGCATGATGAACTCGCAGATCGAGCAGGCGCGATTCAAGATGGAGGACCTGATCTTCGCCGCTCGGGATGACGTGTTCAGCCGCTTCCTGATCCAGCCGATCCGTCCGGACGCTGGCGATCCCGAGAAGCTCACGCTGGCGAGCGCGCCGCTCGGCGCCTTCTTCGGCTTCTTCTCACGGGACTTCCGTGAGCACGACTTCCAGCTGGGACGGCGCAACTGCCAGGATTTCCTCCGCCACCGTCTCAAGCTGCCACCGGTCAATCCGGTGCTGGGCGACGCCGTGACAGCCGATGCCGACGGCTTGGTACCGCTGATCCCGTTGGTCGGTCCCTGCGCCAAGGAAGAACCGATTCCCGAGTGGCCAGCCGGACGATTCGCAATCACAGCGACGCTGAGCCGGGCGATCGAAAAACGCCTCGACAAGGTCGGCGACTACCTGATCCAGCGGTACCTCGACGACAACTGGCTGGTACGGCGCGTCTGGCTCGGAGTCCCGCTCGTAACCCAAGGTGTCAAGAAAAAGTTGTTGGATTACATCGACCGCACCCTCAAGTCGGCCGCTCAAGACATCGACGACGCTCGTTAG